Within the Polaribacter pectinis genome, the region TGGAGTAATCATTCTTTTAACTCAAATATTACCTTCTGTAGGATATTACCCTAAAGAAGATACAGAATTTGTAAATACATTTAAACCACAAGCAGAAGAAGTTATTCTAGAAAACATTTTAAAAGAAGAAGCAGGAGAAGGTATTTTAGTGCTTGAAGATTTTAAAGAAACCATAGATAGAGCTAATAAAATAACACCTGCAGACATTTTAAAAGAATCAGAAACATTAGCTGCAAAAGAAACTTCTGGTGTTTTAGGTGCTATAAAAGCTTTTCCTAGAGCCATAAAGAATATTAGTTGGTTAGAACTTTTATTAGCTTTAGGAACCATTATTATCATTTACGGCTTTAAACGGATTACCACTAAAGTTCCTAGCACACTTGTAGCATTAATTGTAATGTCTGGTATTGCAGTTGGTTTTGGTTTAGATTATAGAACAATTCAGGAAATTCCTGGTGGAATACCAACTATTAAATGGGAAATTTTCTCTGCTTTTTCAATCAGCAGTATAACTCCATATATTTTTACAGCTTTAACTTTAGCGTTGTTAGGAGCCATAGATTCACTATTAACAAGTGTAGTTGCAGATAATATGACCAAAACAAAACATAAGCCTAATAAAGAACTTATAGGGCAAGGAATTGGAAATAGTATAGCATCTCTTTTTGGAGGAATTCCTGGTGCAGGTGCAACTATTAGAACAGTTGTAAATATTAACGCTGGTGGAAAAACCAAACTTTCTGGTATGATTGCCGGTATTATGTTATTAATTATAATGTTAGGTTTAGGACCTGTAGCCTCTAAAATTCCAGCAGCAGTTTTAGCTGGTATTTTAATAACTGTAGGTATTGGAGTAATGGATTATAAAGGTTTAAAAGCAATACCATATTTACCAAAAGACATTAAAATTGGACCAATTAAATTAAGTTCAGAAGTTTTAATTATGATGGTAGTTTTACTCTTATCTACTTTCTGGAATTTAGTATATGCAGTTGGAATAGGACTGGTAATTGCTTCTTTAATGTTTATGAAGAAAATTGGAGATTTAACTGCAGAAAGGTCTGATGTAAAATCTTTAAAAGAAGAATCTTGGGCAGACGAATCAAATTTTCCACAAAATTTAAAGGAAGAAGTTTTTATTAAACATATAAAAGGTCCATTGTTTTTTGGTTCTACTAGTGATTTTCAAGCGCTTTCGCTCCAAATTCCTGAAACAGCAAAAATTGTTATTTTAAGATTAGGAAGAATGCAGTATATGGATCAATCTGGTCTGTATGCTATGGAAGACATGTTGCAAGAGTTAAAGAAAAAAAATATTGAAGTTGTTTTTGTAAACTTATTAAAACAACCAAGATATATGATGGAGCGAATTGATATCATTCCAGATTTTATACCAAAAGAACATATTTTTAAATCATTTACCGAATGCGTAAATTGGATAAAACTAAATGTAAAAGACAATAATTAAAAAAATAAAAAATGCCACATAGAAATAAAGCAATAACAAAAGAAGTACAAGACCAATTAACACCAATGAAGGTGTTACAAGATTTTATAGAAGGTAATGCACGTTTTATAAGAGATGAAGTACATACTATAGATCATAAAGCGTTAATATCTCAAACAACAGATGGCCAACATCCAAAAGCAATTGTACTTTCTTGTATCGATTCTAGAGTTCCTGTAGAGTTAATTTTTGATCAAACAATTGGTGACGTATTTGTAGCTAGAGTTGCTGGTAATTTTGAAAACACAGACATTTTAGGAAGCATGGAGTATTCTTGTAAGGTTGCAGGAAGCAAATTAGTTTTGGTTTTAGGACATGAAAGTTGTGGCGCAATTAAAGCAGCTTGCGATCATGTAGAACTTGGTAATATTACATCTTTATTAGATAATATTCAGCCAGCTGTTAAGTTATCTGAAACACAAGTTAAAGGAAAGTTTGATTCTAGTAATAATGATTTTGTTAACAAAACTATTGAAAACAATGTAAGCTTAACAATAGAGAGAATTAGAGAAAAAAGTCCTATTCTTAAGGAAATGGAAGAAAAAGGTGAAATTAAAATAGTTGGTGGAGTTTACCACATTAGTAGTGGAAAAGTAGAGTTATTATAATTAAAAACTTTATTTAAAATAAAAAACCCAAGACAAATGTCTTGGGTTTTTTATTATGTCTTTCTAAAAAATTAAAATTTTGTTTTTTTAATTTTGGTTAACCTTCCATCCCAAGATCTTCCACCTAAAGAAGAGGTATAATAAACTTTTTTACCTCTTACCCTATTTACAACTATGTGCATTTTAGTTCCCATTTTAAAAGGGAAATCTGGTAAAGTAGATTCTTGTATAATTAAATTATACTCACAATCATTAATCCATTCTATGTCAGATTTTATAAAATGTTCTCTATCATTATGATATTCTACATGTTTGTTGCCTTTAAAAATAACAATAACATCTTGTTTTCCACTTCTGTAAGTAAATGTACCATCCTTTAAAATAGCACAGTTTTTCTTAGTGAAAGACATTAGCATTAACAAACTCGATAGCGCAAGTAATAAGTATTTTTTTTTCATTTTTTTTGTTTAACAGTAGCAATTTACAAAATTCCCACAATATTTATATATTTTCTAATAAGGTTTTTTCCTGTTTATCATCTTTAATGATTGAAGGAAATATTGTAGGGGCTATCTTTTTAACTGGCTCATATAGAATAGATTCATCTAATGTTTCCTTTTTTATGAAAGGAATTGTATCATTCATTTTTCCAAAAAATATAAAAATGACACTTAAAATCAATCCAATTTTTAAAGCTCCAAAAACACCACCTAGAATCTTATTAATAATTCCTAAAGAAGCAAAGTCTGCTAATTTGGTAAGCATTTTTCCTAAAAGAGCAATAATTACTATAATTACAACAAATGTTGCTGCAAAAGCAGTCAAAGATATGTATTCTTCTTTCCACGAAACAGAATCTTTTAAAAAATCTGAAATAAAGTAAGAAAAATGTATAGCTCCATAAACACCACCAATTAAAGCAACCAAAGAAGCAACCTCAACAAACAAGCCTTTCATGAGACCTCTTACAAACCCAAAGAGCAACAATGCTGCTATAATTATGTCAAAAATATTCATAAAAATAATTTTTCCAAACCTACATCTTTTTTTTAAAATTTAAAAATGCTCATTGTATCTTTACCACCTAAAAATCAAATGTTATGCCAAAAATTAATAGTCTAAAAGAAAAGTGGGATGAGCTTGTTAGCAAACTAACAAATCAATTTGCAGATGGAGACGAATTAAATATGGACGGAATTATTTATTTAATTGGGGTTCAAGAATTAGGGCAAGGTCATATCACCTTTAAAAAAGACGAAAAAGTAAACTTAATGCACATTGCTATTTGTAAGTTATTAGAACCTTATGGTTATTACGAATTTGATTTTTTTGATGATGATGGTTGGCCACATTATAAAACACTTACAGAGTTACCAAATTTAAAGCCTGGTGAACAAACTGTATTAATGAAAGAAGCAATTATTAATTATTTTGAAGCTTTAAAATATATAGAGTAATTTAGGTTACACTCATTTTTCTAACCAAAATAGAAAATAATTTAGGAAAAAAACGTTTTACATAAACTCCTAATTTTTCCTTTGCTCCTGCAATATATATTTCTTCTTTTTTCTTTTTAATAGCTTTTGCCATTAATTTTGCCAGACGTTCTGCAGACATTCCATTTCCAGTAGCAACGTCCATTTTTCCTTGTGGAGTTCCATCTCCAGTTAAAGCGTTTTTAGAAACATTTGTATTTATAAACCCAGGACAAACCAAAGTTATTGCAATATTATTTTGATGTTGTTCTGCGCGTAAACTATCAAAAAAACCATGTAAAGCATGTTTACTTGCTGCATAAGAAGAACGTAAAGGAGTTCCTATTTTTCCAACAATACTTGTAGTTACCACAAATTGTCCGCTTTTATTTTTAATAAAATGTGGTAAAACAGCTTTTGTTAAAGCAACTGTTCCTAGATAATTAATATTCATAATACGCTTATCAACAACTATCTGTGTATTTTCCACCAAAGATCGTTGACTAATTCCACCATTATTTACCAAAATATCTATTTTACCAAAACAAGAAATAGCTTCATCTACTTTAGATTGAAAATTATCATATTGTTCTAAATCTAACGTAATTATTTTTACATCGTTCGTATTTTTACATGTTGCTTTTACCTGTTTTAAAGAATCTTCATTTCTAGATGATAAAATTAATATTGCATTTAGATTAGATAATTCAATTGCCAACGCTTTTCCTATTCCAGAAGAAGCACCAGTTATCCAAACAACTTTATTAGAAAACGACATACTATTTTTTTTTTGAGCTACAATATACCTATTTTGATACAGAAATAGTACTTTTGGTACACTTCTTGAAAATAGATTTACAAGAACAAAAATCAATTTTAAAACGATGAAAAAAATACTCGCTTTTATATTTCTAGTAACTTCTTTTGTACAAGCACAACACACCCTAAAAGGAACCATGACACCCGCTTTAGAAAGCGATTGGATTATTCTATATAAAATTGAAGGAGCTAGACAAAAGTTTATAAAAAACTCAAAAATTAAAATAGATTCTGTTACTGTAGATGGTACTAAAAGAACTGTTGGGCACTTTAGTTTCGAATTTCCAGAAAACACAAAAGTTGGTTCTTATAGAGTAACATATAGAACAGAAGAAGCTGGTTTTGTAGATTTTATCTTTAATAAAGAAGATGTAAGTTTTGCTTTTCACCCAGATTATCCAGAGCAATCTGTAGTATTTTCTAAATCTGAAGAAAATATAATTTATAGAGAATATTTAAGTGATATTTCTGTGGCACAACAAAAATTAGATTCGCTTCAAATTACAGCTTTAAAAAACCCAGATGTAGACTTAAAAGCTGCTTATGTTTCTGGATTACAAAAAATAAATTCTATTCAACAAGAATATTTAAAAGCTACAGAAAACAAATATGTAAACCCTTTTATTAAAGCTACTTTAAGAGCTAATGCTAAAGAATTACAAACAACACCAAAAATGTATATGTCTAACATGATTAATACATTTTTTAATAATATGGATTTTTCTGATAAAACGTTACTAAACTCTTCTTTTTTGGTAGATAGAATTACAGATTATGTTTTCTATATTAATTATTCAGAAAATAAAGAAACACAACAAAAACTTTATAAAAACTCTATACAAACTGTTTTAAATAAAATTACAGATTTACCATTTAAAAAAGATGTAATTGAGTTTTTAATTGCACAATTTGAGAATTCTAAAAATTTGGAATTGTTAGATTATCTTTTTGAGAGTCATTACAAAAAACTTCCAGAAGGGTTACAAAATAAAAATTTTATCAATGAAAAAATGGCGCTTTTTGCCACTGAAATTGGTAGAACTGCACCAGATTTCTCTTGGATAGAAAATGGCAAAAACCTAACACTTTCTAAATTAGATGAAGCAAAAAACTATGTATTAGTTTTTTGGAGTACAGATTGTTCTCATTGCTTAAAAGAAATACCACAATTGTATACTTTTTTACAAGACAAAAAAGATATTAAAGTAGTTGCTTTTTCTTTAGAAAGAAATGATTTTGGGTGGAATAACATGAAAACTACGTTACCAAATTGGCACCATGTTTTAGGTTTAAATAAATGGGAAAACAAAATAGCTAGAACTTATAATATTATGGCTACTCCAACATATTTTGTGTTAGATGCTAATAAAAAAATTATTGCAAAACCAGAAGAATTAAAAGATGTAAAAGAATATTTAGACAAGCTTTAAAAATAAAGAAAAGCATCTTCTAAATGCTCAATTTTTGTTCCTTTTTTATTGATTAAAATTGCAATAATATCGAACCGAACTTCTACATCTAAATCTTTATCAACCACATAATAATCGATTGCAGATACTAATAATTTTATTTTTTTGGGTGTAATAAAATCTTGCGGATCTCCAAAATAATCGGAACTTCTGGCTTTTACTTCAACACAAACTAAAAAATCTCCTTTTCGAGCAATAATATCTACTTCTGCTTTTAAATAACGATAGTTTTTTTCGAGAATTTTATAATCGTTTTTTAATAGAAATTCTACCGCTAATTTTTCTCCTTCTTTACCAAGTTCGTTGTGTTCTGCCATTTTGTTAGTCGTCAGTATTCAGTTGGCAGTGAGCAGTCAAAAATTTTGTAGATTTAAAATTTGTGCTTTTAATTACCAAAGTGTTAATTTACAGATTATTATTTAATTTTGTAAAATATGAATTCAGAAACACTTCTTAAATATCTAAAATTTCTCCAAAAAGAGAGCTTAAGACATCAAAATGATAAAAAAATTACTGATGATGAAATACAACAATTTGAAATTGAGATAAACAGATTTATAGAAAAAGTATTTAAAACTTCGTTTTCTGAAGAAATAAAAAAAGTTGTTCTTAGTATTGATTTTAATTTAGACGAAGAAAATCACAATAAATCTAAATTCAAATGGCTCAATTTTATTGGTGGTTTTGAAGGAAAAGAAATTAAGAATCAGTTGAATAGAAAAAATAGATTCGAAAAACTTTATAATGATATAGATGCATCTATATTCAAAATAAAAACGCTAATTTAATCAGTAAATCTGACTGAATACTGCTCACTGCCAACTGCCAACTGAATTATTCTCCCAAAAATCAACGCTCTATTATCGGCTTCATGTCCTGCAGGAAAATCGAATAAAACAGGAACATTTTCTGGAACAACATCTAAAATTAATTGCTCAATAGAACTTCCCCATTTTGTGGAATTCTTTTTTATTAAAGACATATTACCAACAATTACTGCATTTACTTTTGTAAAATATCCAGCTCTTTTTAAACTCTGTAACATTCTATCAATGGAATATTTGTATTCGCCAATTTCTTCAATAAATAGAATTTTATTATCAGTATTCATTTGACTTTTAGAACCTAACATCGATGTTAAAATGGCTATATTTCCTCCAACAAGTTCTCCTTCAATAATTTTTAATGAATTTGTTCTATTATATTTTGATGATTTAATTTTATAAGAAATTTCTTCTCCAAAAAGCACTTTTTTAAAACTTGCAATTGTCTGTGTAATTTCTTCTGGTTTTTCCTCTAAACTGGTTGCCATCATTCCATGAACAGTTTCTACACCTAAATTATTTATATGATTGTGAAACGCAGTAATATCCGAATATCCAATAACCCATTTTGGGTTCTTTTTAAACTTCGTAAAATCTAACATATCTAAAATTCTAACAGAACCATAACCACCTCTTGCAGCCCAAATTGCTTTAATATTCGGGTTGTCTAAAGCTTGCTGAAAATCTTCACATCGCTCAATATCTGTTCCAGAAAAATGATTATTCTGATTGAACATATTCTTCCCTAAAACCACTTTTAAACCCCAACTCTCTCCTAATTTCTTGGCTTTTGTAATGGTTGCTTGTCTGTTTTTTAGAATTCCTGCAGGTGCAACAATTGCAATTGTATCTCCCACTTTTAAATAAGGTGGAGTTATTAATTTTTCTTGCGCTTTTACAGATGAAAAAAACATCATAAAAAAAGCTATAAATACTATAAATTTCTTCAAAATTTGTATTGTTTCTTGGTTCTAAAAATCAAAATATCTTCTTAATGTAAATGTATCTATTTTCAATGACTTTTAAAACTCGGTTTTTTGTACTTTTGCACTTCAAAAATTAGTCCAAAATTAATATACAGAACACATGAGTGCTCCAAAAAGATATACAATTACAGCTGCTTTACCTTACACAAATGGTCCTATTCATATTGGGCATTTGGCAGGTGTTTACGTTCCTGCAGATATTTATGCGCGTTATTTACGATTAATAGGTAAAGATGTTGCCTACATTTCTGGTTCAGATGAACATGGTGCTGCAATACCAATGAGAGCAAAGAAAGAAGGTGTTTCTCCACAAGTTATTATCGATAAATATCATGGAATTATCAAGCAATCTTTTATAGATTTCGGAATTTCTTTCGATAATTACTCAAGAACTTCGTCTAAAATTCATCATGAAACTGCTTCTGATTTTTTTACCAAAATGTATAATGATGGTGAATTTATTGAAGAAGTGTCTGAACAATTATATGATGCAAAAGCAAACCAATTTCTAGCAGATAGATTTGTTGTTGGAACTTGCCCAAAATGTGGTTTCGAAGAAAGTTATGGAGACCAATGTGAAAACTGTGGAACTTCGCATAATGCAACAGATTTAATCAACCCAAAATCTGCAATTACTGGAAATGTACCAACAGTAAAAGAAACAAAACACTGGTTTTTACCTTTAGATAAGCACGAAGATTTTTTACGTGAATGGGTTTTAGAAGGGCATAAAAAAGACTGGAAACCAAATGTTTACGGACAAGTAAAATCTTGGGTAGAAGATGGTTTAAGACCAAGAGCTGTAACCAGAGATTTAGATTGGGGAATTCCTGTTCCTGTAAAAGGTGGAGAAGGAAAAGTGTTATATGTTTGGTTTGATGCACCAATTGGCTACATTTCATCCACCAAAGAATGGGCTGCTAGAGAAGGAAAAAACTGGGAAGATTATTGGAAAAAAGACGATACTAAATTGGTTCATTTTATAGGGAAAGACAATATTGTTTTTCACTGTATTATTTTTCCAAGTATGTTAAAAGCGCATGGAGATTATATTTTACCTGATAATGTGCCTGCAAATGAATTTTTGAATTTAGAGGGAAATAAATTATCAACATCTAAAAATTGGGCAGTTTGGTTGCACGAATATTTAGTAGAATTTCCAAATCAGCAAGATGTTTTGCGTTATACTTTAACTGCAAACGCACCAGAAAGTAAAGACAACGATTTTACTTGGAAAGATTTTCAAGCAAAAAATAACAACGAATTGGTTGCCATTTTTGGTAACTTTATCAATAGAGTTGTGGTTTTAACGAATAAATATTACCAAGGAATTATTCCTGCTCCAAACGATTTTTCTGAAGTTGATGAAGACGTTTTAGCAGCAGTTAAAGAGTTTCCAATTTCAATAGGAAAATCTATAGAAAGATATCGTTTTAGAGAAGCTTCTCAAGAATTAATGAGTTTAGCAAGACTTGGTAACAAGTATTTAGCAGATGAAGAACCTTGGAAAGTAATAAAATTAGATGAAGAACGCGTAAAGACAATTATGTATGTTGCATTGCAGATTTCTGCAGCTTTAGCGGTTTTATCTGAACCTTTTTTGCCTTTTACTTCAACTAAATTAAAATCAATTTTAAATATTGATAAAACCCTTTCTTGGGAAAATGTAATAGAGAAAGATATTTTAATTTCTGATGGTCATCAAATTAACAAAGCAGAGTTATTATTCTCTAAAATTGAAGACAAAACCATCGAAGAACAGCTTCAAAAATTGATTGCAACTAAAAAAGCAAACGAACAAGAGAAAAAAACGATTGTTCCACAAAAAGATACGATTAATTTTGAAGATTTTACAAAATTAGATATTAGAATAGGTACCATTTTAGAAGCAGAGAAAGTACCAAAAACAAAAAAACTATTAAAATTAAAGGTTGATGTTGGAATTGATACTAGAACAATCGTTTCAGGTATTGCAGAGAGTTTTTCTCCCGAAAATATCATTGGTCAGCAGGTTTCTGTGTTGGTAAATCTGGCTCCAAGAAAAATTAAAGGTGTAGAAAGCCAAGGAATGATTTTAATGACTGATACACCTGATGGAAAATTGGCTTTTGTAGAACCACAACAACAAGTAAAAAACGGACAAGAAGTTAGTTAATGCTAAAAATAGCATATCATCCAATATATAAACACGAATTACCAGAAGGTCATCGTTTTCCAATGGAAAAATATGACCTTTTACCACAACAATTAATTTACGAAGAAACTTGTGTAGAAGAAAACTTCTTCGAACCTGAAATTCCGAATAACAAGTATTTCTTTACTGTTCACGATCCTGAATATTTTTTTGATTTATTAAATATGCAGCTTTCACAAAAAGCAGCAAGAAAAATTGGCTTTCCTGTTTCAGAAGTACTTGTAGAAAGAGAAATGATAATTGCAGATGGTACTATGAAAGCATCTGAATTTGCAATTAAAAACGGAATTGCAATGAATATTGCTGGGGGAACGCATCATGCATTTTCGAATCGTGGAGAAGCTTTTTGTATGTTAAATGACCAAGCAATTGGAGCAAAATATCTTCAGAATAAAGGATTGGCTAAAAAGATTTTAATTGTAGATTTAGATGTGCATCAAGGAAATGGAACTGCAGAAATCTTTCGGAATGACAAATCTGTCTTTACATTTTCTATGCATGGAAAAAGCAATTATCCTTTTATTAAAGAAAAAAGCGATTTAGACATTCCTTTAGAAAATGATACAAAAGATGACGAATATTTATCAATCTTAAAAAACACGCTTCCAAAACTCATCAACATAGAAAAACCGGATTTCATATACTATCTATGTGGTGTAGATGTTCTTGAAAGTGATAAGTTGGGTAAACTTTCATTAACAATTGAAGGTTGTAAAGAACGAGACAGATTCGTATTACAAACGTGCTTCAACAACAAAATTCCTGTGATGTGTTCTATGGGTGGAGGTTATTCTAAAGACATTAACATCATTGTAAATGCACACGCAAATACCTTTAGATTAGCCCAAGAGATTTATTTTTAAATGCATCCACATTTTTTGCTTTTGAGTTACATTTATAAATATTTCTATCGTTAATTTGTAACAATCAAAAAAAGATAATAATTATGAAAAAAATAATGATTTTTATATTTGCACTGACACTTTTTTCTTGTGGTGCATCTAAAAATGTACGTTTAAAAGAAAAAGTAATTAAAGGAAATTGGGTTTTAAACAAAATTAATTATAGTAAAACAGGAGATTATAAGGTTACTATGTTTAACGATTCTGCTAAAGAATGTTTTGAGGGTAGTGCATGGAAATTTGTACCAAATAATAATTCTGGAACTTATGCAATTAACAATGCAGATTGTGTAAACGGAGAAAGAGATTTTATTTTTGTTGTTCAAGAAATAGATGCTGATTCTGGTTATTATGACTTTTTATTGAAACCAAAAAACAATAAAGACAATACTGGTTTTAGATTACAATTAACAGAATTATCTGAAACTACAATGCAGTGGAAACAGTACTTAAATGTAGATGGAACACAATTTATTATTAACATGAACTTTACCAAACAATAAAATATTATGAAAAAATTAATTAAAAAAACATCAATTTTTGCATTAGCATTAACCTTAACATTAGGTTTTTCTAGCTGTGAAGCAACAAAAAATGCAAACAATAAACAAAAAGGAGGAGTAATTGGTGCTGGAGCAGGTGCACTTATTGGAGCAATTATTGGAAACAATGTTGGAAGTGGTAAAAACGGAAAACTAGGTGCTGTAATTGGTGGAGTTCTTGGAGGTGGTGCAGGAGTTTTAATTGGTAAGAAAATGGACGACCAAGCTAAAAAAATAGAAACAGAAATTCCTGGTGCTAAAGTAGAAAGAGTAGACAATGGTATTGTTGTAACTTTTGATGAGAATAGTGGTGTGTATTTTGATACGAATAAATCTAATATTAACACAAAATCTCAAGAAACTTTAAAGAAGCTTTCTGGTGTTTTTGCAGAATTTCCTGACACTAAAATTTTAGTAGTAGGTCATACAGATAGTTCTGGTAAAGACGACTATAACATGTCTTTATCAGAAAAAAGAGCTAAATCTGTAACAAGTTATTTGGTTAATAATGGTCTTGCTTCTAGTAGATTTGAAACTTTATGGTATGGAGAAACACAACCAAAATATGACAACTCTACTGCTGAAGGAAGAGCAAAAAACAGAAGAGTAAACGTAGCTATTGTACCAGATGATAAAATGATTAAAGACGCTAAAAATGAAACTGGTGAGAACTAGTAAATAAAATAGTAGAATAAAAAAGGCCGCTTAAAGCGGCCTTTTTTATTTTTAATACAGAAAAACTATTTTAAAAATATGCTATATGTGCCTTTAGTTTTTTCTTTAAT harbors:
- a CDS encoding SulP family inorganic anion transporter, with protein sequence MKKLFSNIKGDAFGGITAGIVALPLALAFGVSSGLGPSAGLYGAIFISFFAALFGGTNTQISGPTAPMTAVSMVVIAGIIAANDGDVTKALPAILTVFLLAGLFQIILGIIGLGKYIRYIPYPVVSGFMTAIGVIILLTQILPSVGYYPKEDTEFVNTFKPQAEEVILENILKEEAGEGILVLEDFKETIDRANKITPADILKESETLAAKETSGVLGAIKAFPRAIKNISWLELLLALGTIIIIYGFKRITTKVPSTLVALIVMSGIAVGFGLDYRTIQEIPGGIPTIKWEIFSAFSISSITPYIFTALTLALLGAIDSLLTSVVADNMTKTKHKPNKELIGQGIGNSIASLFGGIPGAGATIRTVVNINAGGKTKLSGMIAGIMLLIIMLGLGPVASKIPAAVLAGILITVGIGVMDYKGLKAIPYLPKDIKIGPIKLSSEVLIMMVVLLLSTFWNLVYAVGIGLVIASLMFMKKIGDLTAERSDVKSLKEESWADESNFPQNLKEEVFIKHIKGPLFFGSTSDFQALSLQIPETAKIVILRLGRMQYMDQSGLYAMEDMLQELKKKNIEVVFVNLLKQPRYMMERIDIIPDFIPKEHIFKSFTECVNWIKLNVKDNN
- a CDS encoding carbonic anhydrase family protein gives rise to the protein MPHRNKAITKEVQDQLTPMKVLQDFIEGNARFIRDEVHTIDHKALISQTTDGQHPKAIVLSCIDSRVPVELIFDQTIGDVFVARVAGNFENTDILGSMEYSCKVAGSKLVLVLGHESCGAIKAACDHVELGNITSLLDNIQPAVKLSETQVKGKFDSSNNDFVNKTIENNVSLTIERIREKSPILKEMEEKGEIKIVGGVYHISSGKVELL
- a CDS encoding CvpA family protein; this encodes MNIFDIIIAALLLFGFVRGLMKGLFVEVASLVALIGGVYGAIHFSYFISDFLKDSVSWKEEYISLTAFAATFVVIIVIIALLGKMLTKLADFASLGIINKILGGVFGALKIGLILSVIFIFFGKMNDTIPFIKKETLDESILYEPVKKIAPTIFPSIIKDDKQEKTLLENI
- a CDS encoding SDR family oxidoreductase, producing the protein MSFSNKVVWITGASSGIGKALAIELSNLNAILILSSRNEDSLKQVKATCKNTNDVKIITLDLEQYDNFQSKVDEAISCFGKIDILVNNGGISQRSLVENTQIVVDKRIMNINYLGTVALTKAVLPHFIKNKSGQFVVTTSIVGKIGTPLRSSYAASKHALHGFFDSLRAEQHQNNIAITLVCPGFINTNVSKNALTGDGTPQGKMDVATGNGMSAERLAKLMAKAIKKKKEEIYIAGAKEKLGVYVKRFFPKLFSILVRKMSVT
- a CDS encoding TlpA family protein disulfide reductase; this translates as MKKILAFIFLVTSFVQAQHTLKGTMTPALESDWIILYKIEGARQKFIKNSKIKIDSVTVDGTKRTVGHFSFEFPENTKVGSYRVTYRTEEAGFVDFIFNKEDVSFAFHPDYPEQSVVFSKSEENIIYREYLSDISVAQQKLDSLQITALKNPDVDLKAAYVSGLQKINSIQQEYLKATENKYVNPFIKATLRANAKELQTTPKMYMSNMINTFFNNMDFSDKTLLNSSFLVDRITDYVFYINYSENKETQQKLYKNSIQTVLNKITDLPFKKDVIEFLIAQFENSKNLELLDYLFESHYKKLPEGLQNKNFINEKMALFATEIGRTAPDFSWIENGKNLTLSKLDEAKNYVLVFWSTDCSHCLKEIPQLYTFLQDKKDIKVVAFSLERNDFGWNNMKTTLPNWHHVLGLNKWENKIARTYNIMATPTYFVLDANKKIIAKPEELKDVKEYLDKL
- a CDS encoding YraN family protein, yielding MAEHNELGKEGEKLAVEFLLKNDYKILEKNYRYLKAEVDIIARKGDFLVCVEVKARSSDYFGDPQDFITPKKIKLLVSAIDYYVVDKDLDVEVRFDIIAILINKKGTKIEHLEDAFLYF
- a CDS encoding S66 peptidase family protein, yielding MFFSSVKAQEKLITPPYLKVGDTIAIVAPAGILKNRQATITKAKKLGESWGLKVVLGKNMFNQNNHFSGTDIERCEDFQQALDNPNIKAIWAARGGYGSVRILDMLDFTKFKKNPKWVIGYSDITAFHNHINNLGVETVHGMMATSLEEKPEEITQTIASFKKVLFGEEISYKIKSSKYNRTNSLKIIEGELVGGNIAILTSMLGSKSQMNTDNKILFIEEIGEYKYSIDRMLQSLKRAGYFTKVNAVIVGNMSLIKKNSTKWGSSIEQLILDVVPENVPVLFDFPAGHEADNRALIFGRIIQLAVGSEQYSVRFTD
- the metG gene encoding methionine--tRNA ligase, translating into MSAPKRYTITAALPYTNGPIHIGHLAGVYVPADIYARYLRLIGKDVAYISGSDEHGAAIPMRAKKEGVSPQVIIDKYHGIIKQSFIDFGISFDNYSRTSSKIHHETASDFFTKMYNDGEFIEEVSEQLYDAKANQFLADRFVVGTCPKCGFEESYGDQCENCGTSHNATDLINPKSAITGNVPTVKETKHWFLPLDKHEDFLREWVLEGHKKDWKPNVYGQVKSWVEDGLRPRAVTRDLDWGIPVPVKGGEGKVLYVWFDAPIGYISSTKEWAAREGKNWEDYWKKDDTKLVHFIGKDNIVFHCIIFPSMLKAHGDYILPDNVPANEFLNLEGNKLSTSKNWAVWLHEYLVEFPNQQDVLRYTLTANAPESKDNDFTWKDFQAKNNNELVAIFGNFINRVVVLTNKYYQGIIPAPNDFSEVDEDVLAAVKEFPISIGKSIERYRFREASQELMSLARLGNKYLADEEPWKVIKLDEERVKTIMYVALQISAALAVLSEPFLPFTSTKLKSILNIDKTLSWENVIEKDILISDGHQINKAELLFSKIEDKTIEEQLQKLIATKKANEQEKKTIVPQKDTINFEDFTKLDIRIGTILEAEKVPKTKKLLKLKVDVGIDTRTIVSGIAESFSPENIIGQQVSVLVNLAPRKIKGVESQGMILMTDTPDGKLAFVEPQQQVKNGQEVS
- a CDS encoding histone deacetylase family protein; translated protein: MLKIAYHPIYKHELPEGHRFPMEKYDLLPQQLIYEETCVEENFFEPEIPNNKYFFTVHDPEYFFDLLNMQLSQKAARKIGFPVSEVLVEREMIIADGTMKASEFAIKNGIAMNIAGGTHHAFSNRGEAFCMLNDQAIGAKYLQNKGLAKKILIVDLDVHQGNGTAEIFRNDKSVFTFSMHGKSNYPFIKEKSDLDIPLENDTKDDEYLSILKNTLPKLINIEKPDFIYYLCGVDVLESDKLGKLSLTIEGCKERDRFVLQTCFNNKIPVMCSMGGGYSKDINIIVNAHANTFRLAQEIYF
- a CDS encoding lipocalin family protein — encoded protein: MKKIMIFIFALTLFSCGASKNVRLKEKVIKGNWVLNKINYSKTGDYKVTMFNDSAKECFEGSAWKFVPNNNSGTYAINNADCVNGERDFIFVVQEIDADSGYYDFLLKPKNNKDNTGFRLQLTELSETTMQWKQYLNVDGTQFIINMNFTKQ